One Vibrio pomeroyi genomic region harbors:
- the pdxH gene encoding pyridoxamine 5'-phosphate oxidase: MELTDIRREYAKGGLRRKDLAADPIEQFNLWLEQAIEAKLTDPTAMTVATVDENGQPFQRIVLLKNVDKDGFVFYTNLGSRKAHQLEHNSKISLHFPWHPLERQVHITGTAEKLTAMENMKYFSSRPKESQLAAIASKQSSRISARGILEGKYLELKQKFAKGEIPVPSFWGGFRVRVDSIEFWQGGEHRLHDRFLFSRQDNCWDIDRLAP; the protein is encoded by the coding sequence ATGGAACTGACAGATATTCGTCGCGAATACGCTAAGGGTGGATTGAGACGTAAAGACTTGGCCGCAGACCCGATTGAGCAATTCAATCTATGGCTAGAGCAAGCCATCGAAGCTAAGTTGACTGACCCTACTGCCATGACAGTTGCTACGGTTGATGAAAATGGTCAGCCATTCCAACGCATTGTTCTACTGAAGAATGTCGATAAAGACGGTTTTGTTTTTTACACTAACTTAGGTAGCCGTAAAGCGCATCAACTTGAGCACAATAGCAAAATCAGCCTACATTTCCCTTGGCACCCTCTTGAGCGCCAAGTTCATATCACGGGCACGGCTGAAAAGCTGACTGCGATGGAAAACATGAAGTACTTTTCGTCACGTCCAAAAGAGAGCCAGTTAGCTGCTATTGCAAGTAAGCAAAGTAGTCGCATCTCTGCTCGTGGTATCTTGGAAGGTAAATATTTAGAGCTGAAACAGAAGTTTGCGAAAGGTGAGATTCCTGTGCCTTCTTTCTGGGGTGGCTTCCGTGTGCGTGTTGATAGCATTGAATTCTGGCAAGGTGGCGAGCACCGCTTGCATGATCGCTTCTTGTTCTCACGCCAAGACAACTGCTGGGATATTGATCGCCTAGCGCCTTAG
- a CDS encoding helix-turn-helix transcriptional regulator → MPDPLNSIHRSLFEQLPGCWGCKDTDSVFVYANLAYNQLIGLKPGETCTGLTDFDMPSQTIECAQDFRAQDKHVMDTRSTLKILDIHPYPDGRWHAHIFTKTPWLDDEDKVQGTIFYGQELTDTAILEVGHWVCQATCTKDNQASIAGSKPRVSKLQKKLTARESEVLFLLLFGKKPQYIALTLNISIKTVEGHVARLKQKFDARSKSQLIEYALDSGLGSVIPETLLKKQISVVLHSD, encoded by the coding sequence TTGCCAGATCCACTCAACTCCATACATCGTTCTTTATTTGAACAACTTCCAGGCTGCTGGGGCTGCAAAGATACTGACTCGGTCTTCGTATATGCAAACCTCGCTTACAACCAACTGATTGGCTTAAAACCGGGCGAGACGTGTACTGGCTTGACCGATTTCGATATGCCGAGCCAAACTATCGAATGCGCTCAAGATTTCCGGGCTCAAGACAAGCATGTGATGGACACACGCAGTACGCTCAAGATCCTCGATATTCACCCCTACCCTGATGGCCGCTGGCACGCACATATCTTTACTAAAACCCCTTGGCTTGATGACGAAGACAAGGTGCAAGGCACGATTTTCTATGGCCAAGAACTAACAGACACGGCGATTTTAGAGGTAGGTCATTGGGTATGTCAGGCAACGTGCACGAAGGACAATCAGGCATCGATTGCCGGATCAAAACCGCGAGTATCGAAACTGCAAAAGAAGCTGACAGCAAGAGAATCAGAAGTGTTGTTCTTACTGCTCTTCGGTAAGAAACCCCAGTACATTGCGCTGACGTTGAATATTTCAATCAAGACCGTCGAAGGCCATGTCGCGAGGTTAAAGCAGAAGTTCGATGCGCGCAGTAAAAGCCAGTTAATAGAGTATGCATTGGACTCAGGATTAGGCTCAGTGATCCCCGAGACCCTACTCAAAAAACAGATCTCAGTGGTTCTACACAGCGACTGA
- a CDS encoding SUMF1/EgtB/PvdO family nonheme iron enzyme translates to MRQGLPTLLFALAPCLMTPAVFAEAPPAIASSVTDIESSLFEKHADLTAVEKKLADKKNQVDNQAQQTARLAKQSAQAEQKLATAKANLEQDYTRMIDEPDFDISPAQNRFQDAWKVVKEGKLAISDSEQKQQGLMMELEAIQAEKAAAEASIANLNQDKLRARAERLRNEITQTEEQTVSFTNRCSNDMTLAQCSDQTVTLALQKAVKQFQHSLVDNATESKTVKEHLASASLNIHVLQHKVKSSGFSEDNRYRAVIAANLETRPNKNTPCRLLGIQSSNCFTQSDQQANDQQKEVAWVNLVVRSNQYNDKVSINGVNYGSTPVEIMLPTGQHMVTIEKEGYLSFHQELKIARDHNLRAVLRAKQNSLNVGTKFADPMGNDTQSPEMIVVGSGRYLLGENNAKQVTIKQPFALAATPTRVQDFKAFVESTGYKTDAELMNTCDTFVNAEITTVSDTDWKSPGFKQANNSPVVCVSQNDAKAYTRWLSDNTGFTYRLPTPQEWEAAARAGQDTNFWWGNEFRSGKANTGWSGTPWSNVSTSPVKSFLPTPTGFYDMVGNVWEWTTTQKGLAKGGAWSFSPEEAKVYNELNVAPSTAANYLGFRVLREL, encoded by the coding sequence ATGCGCCAAGGTCTTCCTACTCTATTATTTGCACTTGCTCCCTGCTTAATGACGCCAGCTGTTTTTGCTGAGGCACCACCAGCGATCGCGTCATCTGTCACCGACATTGAAAGCTCACTTTTCGAAAAACACGCCGACCTTACGGCTGTTGAGAAAAAACTGGCGGACAAGAAAAACCAAGTCGACAATCAAGCACAGCAAACTGCCCGTCTGGCTAAACAATCTGCGCAAGCAGAACAAAAACTCGCGACGGCGAAAGCAAACCTAGAGCAAGACTACACGCGTATGATTGATGAGCCCGATTTCGATATCTCACCAGCTCAAAACCGCTTTCAAGACGCCTGGAAGGTAGTTAAAGAAGGCAAGCTTGCGATTTCAGACTCTGAGCAGAAGCAACAAGGCTTGATGATGGAGCTAGAAGCAATTCAAGCTGAGAAAGCAGCAGCAGAAGCTTCAATTGCAAACCTGAATCAAGACAAGCTAAGAGCAAGAGCCGAGCGACTAAGAAACGAGATCACTCAAACGGAAGAACAAACCGTCAGCTTCACTAACCGTTGTAGCAACGACATGACACTGGCGCAGTGTTCTGATCAAACGGTGACCTTGGCACTTCAAAAAGCGGTAAAGCAATTCCAACACAGCCTTGTCGACAACGCGACTGAATCGAAAACAGTGAAAGAACACTTGGCGTCTGCTTCACTGAACATTCACGTTCTACAGCACAAGGTGAAATCATCAGGTTTCTCTGAAGATAACCGTTACCGAGCAGTGATTGCTGCAAATCTAGAAACTCGTCCAAATAAGAACACGCCTTGTCGCCTGTTGGGCATTCAGTCATCAAATTGTTTCACGCAGAGCGATCAACAAGCCAACGACCAGCAGAAAGAAGTCGCTTGGGTTAACTTGGTAGTTCGTTCAAACCAGTACAACGATAAGGTGTCGATTAACGGCGTGAACTATGGCAGCACGCCAGTTGAAATCATGCTGCCAACTGGCCAACACATGGTGACGATCGAGAAAGAAGGTTACCTTTCTTTTCACCAAGAGCTGAAAATCGCTCGCGATCACAACCTAAGAGCCGTACTACGAGCTAAACAGAATTCACTGAATGTCGGTACTAAGTTTGCCGACCCTATGGGTAACGACACTCAGAGCCCAGAAATGATCGTGGTTGGATCGGGTCGCTACCTACTTGGTGAAAACAATGCCAAGCAAGTGACCATCAAACAGCCATTTGCATTAGCCGCTACGCCAACTCGCGTTCAAGATTTCAAAGCATTCGTTGAAAGCACTGGCTACAAGACAGACGCAGAACTGATGAACACCTGCGACACCTTCGTTAATGCCGAGATCACGACTGTTTCTGACACCGACTGGAAGAGCCCTGGCTTTAAGCAAGCGAATAACTCTCCAGTGGTTTGTGTGAGCCAAAACGATGCCAAGGCATACACTCGTTGGTTATCTGACAACACAGGCTTTACCTACCGTTTACCAACACCACAAGAGTGGGAAGCAGCAGCAAGAGCAGGCCAAGACACCAACTTCTGGTGGGGCAACGAGTTCCGCTCTGGCAAAGCCAATACCGGTTGGTCTGGTACACCTTGGTCAAACGTTAGCACATCTCCGGTTAAATCATTCTTACCAACGCCTACTGGTTTCTACGACATGGTGGGTAACGTATGGGAATGGACAACCACTCAGAAAGGCTTAGCGAAGGGGGGAGCTTGGAGCTTCTCTCCAGAAGAAGCGAAAGTGTATAACGAACTGAACGTTGCACCTTCAACCGCAGCCAACTACCTAGGATTCCGAGTATTGCGAGAGCTGTAA
- a CDS encoding PEGA domain-containing protein, with protein sequence MTNFRISALLLALSPLWVSASVSAEELNQVDPVSAIDAKLTEKNSDIERISATKVSATENLKQLQNKNSKLLREGEELKAKRNRAKSVLDKQYSRLLEDPETDLVSFQKSYQDAWAAVKENQSAQLDNQQAMNEGEIHLSQIKQKQARLNNELANLRESKVEARVKRIATELRESAVLETSYTTTCSSTMTLGECTAQGKHLTNQKAVQTFKSQLLEQLTESTLAKQNLQGVQLNIHVQDSQAIKSGFSGNNSYFMQMQAQLQAKPEAVAACNLLNVSTRYCLTGSNAAVVKKSDKQWANVTVRSDQYNDSVTINGIKYGSTPLEVALPSGRHQVTISKQGYESYNRTVTVNGSDTIWVKLLPSKES encoded by the coding sequence ATGACTAACTTTCGAATTTCAGCGCTTTTACTTGCGCTATCCCCACTTTGGGTATCTGCATCGGTATCCGCTGAAGAACTGAATCAAGTCGATCCCGTTTCAGCTATCGATGCAAAGCTAACAGAGAAAAACTCAGATATTGAGCGTATTTCAGCAACCAAAGTATCGGCGACTGAGAACCTAAAACAACTACAAAACAAAAACAGTAAGTTGTTGCGCGAAGGTGAAGAACTTAAGGCAAAACGTAACAGAGCCAAGTCTGTACTAGACAAACAGTACAGTCGCTTACTTGAAGATCCAGAGACAGATCTGGTCTCTTTCCAGAAAAGTTACCAAGATGCGTGGGCTGCGGTTAAAGAAAATCAATCTGCTCAATTAGACAATCAACAAGCGATGAACGAGGGTGAAATTCACCTTTCTCAAATCAAGCAAAAGCAAGCTCGCCTGAATAATGAGCTGGCAAACTTGAGAGAGTCAAAAGTTGAAGCTCGCGTAAAACGTATTGCAACAGAACTGCGTGAAAGTGCGGTTCTTGAAACCAGCTACACCACCACATGTTCATCAACAATGACACTGGGGGAGTGTACTGCGCAGGGTAAACACCTGACCAACCAAAAAGCCGTGCAAACGTTCAAGAGCCAATTACTTGAGCAGCTCACAGAAAGCACACTAGCGAAGCAAAACTTACAAGGTGTTCAACTGAACATCCATGTTCAAGACAGCCAAGCAATCAAGAGCGGCTTCTCTGGTAACAACTCTTACTTCATGCAGATGCAAGCTCAGCTTCAAGCAAAACCTGAAGCGGTTGCAGCGTGTAACCTATTGAACGTTTCAACCCGCTACTGTTTAACAGGCAGCAATGCAGCGGTTGTTAAAAAGAGTGACAAACAGTGGGCTAACGTGACGGTACGTTCTGATCAATACAATGATTCAGTGACTATCAATGGCATCAAGTACGGCAGCACGCCTCTTGAGGTTGCGCTACCAAGCGGTCGTCACCAAGTAACCATTTCAAAACAAGGTTACGAGTCTTACAACCGCACAGTTACCGTCAACGGCAGCGACACTATTTGGGTTAAGCTTCTTCCTAGCAAAGAAAGCTAA
- a CDS encoding AraC family transcriptional regulator — protein sequence MPKPLPFPNLDLSPLGLAGPRPAEIITLPSHMDCHEHHYSQVVIGLKGQAEFEVSGKGNLVGPGQGCVVTASSDHAFGGVVGQSDILVLNMPVPSDDDPLMLEKINQLESSNVYFQLDAQIQKLIHMLVQEMQASPDDLLLSRACNDTVIALMQRHISAFETSIKDSRFDLEALDRYIEQHLANKISVAQLAGSVFLGESQFHMLFKEQMGITPHQYVLGKRIDRSRRLIEQGNLSLGQVAELAGFSGQSSFTHTFSRLQGMSPSQYKKKISVK from the coding sequence ATGCCAAAACCTTTACCCTTTCCAAACCTAGACTTGTCTCCGCTAGGCCTTGCTGGCCCTCGTCCCGCAGAGATCATTACCTTGCCATCGCATATGGATTGCCACGAGCACCATTATTCGCAGGTGGTGATTGGTCTAAAAGGTCAGGCGGAATTTGAAGTCAGCGGTAAGGGCAATCTGGTCGGCCCCGGCCAAGGATGTGTAGTGACCGCAAGCTCTGATCATGCTTTCGGTGGCGTGGTCGGTCAGTCGGATATTTTGGTGCTTAATATGCCTGTACCGAGTGACGACGACCCTTTGATGCTAGAGAAGATTAACCAGCTAGAGTCATCAAACGTCTACTTCCAATTAGACGCGCAAATTCAAAAGCTTATCCATATGTTGGTGCAAGAGATGCAGGCAAGCCCTGATGACTTGCTACTAAGCCGTGCCTGTAATGATACCGTGATTGCACTGATGCAAAGGCACATCTCGGCGTTTGAAACCTCAATCAAAGATTCGCGTTTCGATCTTGAAGCGCTGGATCGCTACATTGAGCAACACCTCGCAAATAAGATCTCAGTCGCGCAGCTGGCAGGCAGTGTGTTCTTGGGTGAAAGCCAATTCCATATGCTATTCAAAGAGCAAATGGGCATTACCCCTCATCAATATGTATTAGGTAAGCGTATCGACCGCTCTCGCCGCTTGATCGAACAAGGTAATCTGAGCCTTGGTCAGGTTGCAGAACTTGCTGGTTTCTCCGGTCAATCCTCCTTTACTCACACCTTTTCACGCCTTCAAGGCATGTCACCATCCCAATACAAAAAGAAAATTTCTGTTAAATAG
- the putA gene encoding bifunctional proline dehydrogenase/L-glutamate gamma-semialdehyde dehydrogenase PutA: MFTATDVLKPEFNEQSLADLWSLISPLYMVDETQWLEQLLPLATPSESEKQQITEKTTSLIEAIRADKTSIQMIDALLLEYSLDTQEGILLMCLAEALMRIPDSATADALIRDKLSVADWKSHLKNSDSVFVNASTWGLMLTGKVVGLSSKEQSAGQAVNRLVNKLSEPVIRKAMHQAMKVMGHQFVLGRSIAEAQKNGKSMRDKGFTYSYDMLGEAALTTADANKYFKDYLMAIEAVGRDTYVSSKSSPAPSVSIKLSALHPRYEVANEDRVLNELCDTLEQLLRRAVELDVAITIDAEEADRLELSLKLFEKLYRTDLVKGWGKFGLVIQAYSKRALPVLVWLNRLAKEQGDLIPLRLVKGAYWDSEIKWSQQAGFTDYPVYTRKEATDVAYLACARYLLSPSVRGNIFPQFASHNAHTVSAIAVMTDHKDFEFQRLHGMGDSLYNHAMEAYQQSVRIYAPVGSHKDLLPYLVRRLLENGANSSFVHRLVDARCPVAELTQHPVDMLLAFDTLNNTKIPLPPAVFPERKNSYGVNIDIESEAHQFEEQVKSFLNNQWTAGPVINGESLAESMIKADQNVEQVTAPYDRRINVGQVAFANLDHVSAAITGADAAFADWNATSVETKAAALEKLADLMEDNLAELVAICHQEAGKTIHDSVDEVREAVDFCRYYAKQADNLQGFELKGFDGQTRIASRQGRGVFVCISPWNFPLAIFLGQITAALVAGNTVVAKPAEQTSLIAARAVELMNEAGFPAGTIQLLPGRGAEIGSALTSHDAIAGVAFTGSTPTAQRINVSLASRNAKPVPFIAETGGQNAMIVDSTALPEQVVRDVIRSAFASAGQRCSALRVLYIQEDIADRVIALIHGAMDELSVGIPHLHKTDVGPVIDENAKQKLMTHLENMTNTQKKVAQFSLGTDCEHGDFVPPSAFEIDDISCLKEEQFGPVLHIVRFKASELAQVVDQINQTGFGLTMGIHSRNETTYRWIEKHVRVGNCYINRDQVGAVVGVQPFGGQGLSGTGPKAGGPHYLYRFTDVQFSQSQDKA, translated from the coding sequence ATGTTTACAGCTACTGATGTGTTAAAGCCAGAATTCAACGAGCAGTCGCTTGCTGATCTATGGTCGCTTATCTCACCATTATATATGGTGGATGAAACCCAATGGCTAGAGCAACTTCTGCCACTAGCTACCCCTTCTGAGTCTGAAAAGCAGCAAATCACAGAGAAAACGACATCATTGATCGAAGCTATCCGTGCGGATAAGACTTCTATCCAGATGATCGATGCACTGTTGCTTGAATACAGCTTAGATACTCAAGAGGGCATCTTGCTGATGTGTCTGGCGGAAGCCTTGATGCGTATTCCTGATTCAGCAACGGCTGATGCGCTGATTCGCGACAAGCTGAGCGTTGCGGATTGGAAGTCTCACCTTAAGAATTCTGATTCGGTGTTTGTTAACGCATCCACTTGGGGCTTGATGCTAACGGGCAAGGTGGTTGGACTTTCATCTAAAGAGCAGAGTGCAGGTCAAGCGGTTAACCGTTTGGTGAACAAGCTTTCTGAGCCGGTGATTCGTAAAGCGATGCACCAAGCAATGAAGGTGATGGGTCACCAATTCGTTCTTGGTCGCAGCATTGCTGAAGCGCAGAAGAACGGTAAGTCTATGCGTGATAAAGGTTTTACCTACTCATACGACATGCTAGGTGAAGCGGCGCTGACCACTGCAGACGCAAACAAATACTTCAAAGATTACCTAATGGCGATTGAAGCCGTAGGTCGAGACACATACGTCTCTTCAAAATCGAGCCCAGCACCGTCTGTTTCTATCAAGCTTTCTGCACTTCACCCACGTTATGAAGTGGCGAACGAAGACCGTGTTCTAAATGAACTGTGCGACACACTAGAGCAACTACTGCGCCGCGCTGTCGAGCTTGATGTTGCAATTACGATTGATGCTGAAGAAGCGGATCGCCTAGAGCTATCTCTTAAATTATTCGAAAAACTGTACCGCACTGACCTTGTGAAAGGTTGGGGTAAATTTGGTCTGGTTATTCAAGCTTACTCAAAACGTGCGCTTCCGGTTCTGGTTTGGCTAAACCGCCTAGCGAAAGAGCAGGGTGATCTAATCCCGCTTCGCTTGGTGAAAGGCGCGTACTGGGACAGCGAGATCAAATGGTCACAACAGGCTGGTTTCACAGATTACCCAGTTTACACACGTAAAGAAGCGACAGATGTAGCTTACCTTGCTTGTGCGCGTTACCTATTGAGCCCAAGTGTTCGTGGCAATATCTTCCCGCAGTTTGCGAGCCACAATGCTCACACCGTTTCTGCAATTGCAGTGATGACTGACCATAAAGACTTTGAATTCCAACGCTTACACGGCATGGGTGACTCTCTTTACAACCATGCGATGGAAGCTTACCAACAGTCGGTACGTATTTACGCACCAGTTGGTAGCCATAAAGATCTACTGCCATACCTAGTACGTCGCTTGCTAGAGAACGGCGCAAACAGCTCGTTTGTACACCGTTTGGTTGATGCTCGTTGCCCTGTGGCAGAGCTAACACAACACCCAGTCGATATGCTTCTGGCGTTCGATACGCTGAACAACACTAAGATTCCTCTACCTCCAGCGGTATTCCCTGAGCGTAAGAACTCTTACGGTGTGAACATTGATATCGAAAGTGAAGCTCATCAATTTGAAGAGCAGGTTAAGTCTTTCCTTAACAATCAATGGACTGCAGGCCCTGTGATCAACGGTGAATCTCTTGCCGAAAGCATGATCAAGGCTGATCAGAACGTTGAACAAGTCACTGCACCTTACGATCGTCGCATTAACGTGGGTCAGGTGGCTTTCGCTAACCTTGATCATGTTTCCGCAGCGATCACTGGCGCAGATGCGGCATTCGCTGATTGGAACGCAACTTCGGTTGAAACCAAAGCGGCTGCGCTTGAGAAGCTGGCTGATCTGATGGAAGACAACCTTGCTGAGCTGGTGGCGATTTGTCATCAAGAAGCGGGTAAGACGATTCACGATAGCGTTGATGAAGTGCGTGAAGCGGTCGACTTCTGTCGTTACTACGCAAAACAAGCAGACAACCTACAAGGTTTCGAACTAAAAGGTTTTGACGGCCAAACTCGAATCGCTTCACGACAAGGTCGTGGTGTGTTCGTTTGTATCAGCCCTTGGAACTTCCCTCTCGCTATCTTCCTTGGCCAAATTACAGCGGCACTCGTCGCGGGTAACACGGTTGTGGCGAAACCTGCTGAACAAACAAGCTTGATTGCAGCTCGCGCCGTTGAACTGATGAATGAAGCGGGTTTCCCTGCTGGCACGATTCAACTTCTACCTGGTCGTGGTGCTGAGATCGGCAGTGCGCTAACCAGCCACGATGCGATTGCGGGCGTAGCCTTTACGGGTTCAACCCCAACAGCACAACGCATCAATGTGTCATTGGCAAGCCGTAACGCTAAGCCAGTTCCGTTTATCGCGGAAACCGGTGGCCAAAATGCAATGATCGTCGACAGTACCGCATTGCCTGAGCAGGTGGTTCGTGATGTGATTCGTTCTGCATTCGCTTCAGCTGGTCAACGTTGTTCTGCACTGCGTGTGCTTTACATCCAAGAAGACATTGCAGACCGCGTTATTGCATTGATTCACGGTGCAATGGACGAGCTGAGTGTTGGTATTCCACATCTACACAAAACGGATGTTGGCCCTGTTATCGATGAGAATGCGAAACAGAAGTTGATGACGCACCTAGAAAACATGACCAATACCCAGAAGAAGGTGGCTCAATTTTCTCTAGGTACGGATTGTGAACATGGTGATTTTGTTCCACCAAGTGCTTTTGAAATTGATGACATCAGCTGTTTGAAAGAAGAACAGTTTGGCCCTGTGCTACACATCGTTCGCTTCAAGGCGAGTGAGTTAGCGCAAGTGGTAGACCAAATTAACCAAACCGGTTTTGGTTTAACCATGGGTATCCACAGCCGTAACGAAACAACTTACCGTTGGATCGAAAAACACGTTCGTGTGGGTAACTGCTATATCAACCGTGACCAAGTGGGCGCTGTTGTTGGTGTTCAACCATTTGGTGGTCAAGGCTTGTCGGGTACAGGTCCTAAAGCGGGTGGTCCTCACTACCTATATCGCTTTACTGATGTTCAGTTTTCTCAATCACAAGACAAGGCATAA
- a CDS encoding 1-pyrroline-5-carboxylate dehydrogenase, producing the protein MVHQVTGFSDALLAWEQWNLTDFDHKSAQVLSFKSEIESQSAPLAAVATYHLEQASALLSEHHLMAGPTGETNELYAAGRGVALVIVDDCEEKVPALQTATAMITAALLAGNSVQLCSDDVQFNTLIADAAKQANLPTNLVQVASYDAAQQLLSCDVRSAGYVGNSQTAQAINLQLAKRDGAIVGLVAETDLTAMNVANDPHLSLRFITERTRTINITAVGGNATLLELGSEAH; encoded by the coding sequence ATGGTTCATCAAGTGACAGGTTTTTCTGATGCTTTGCTAGCGTGGGAACAATGGAATCTTACCGACTTTGATCATAAGAGTGCTCAGGTACTTTCATTCAAATCAGAGATCGAAAGTCAGTCTGCGCCTTTGGCAGCAGTGGCGACTTATCATTTAGAGCAAGCGTCTGCACTGCTTTCTGAGCATCACCTAATGGCGGGTCCTACGGGCGAAACCAATGAGCTGTATGCTGCAGGTCGTGGTGTGGCTTTGGTAATTGTTGATGATTGCGAAGAGAAAGTGCCAGCGCTGCAAACCGCAACGGCAATGATTACTGCTGCACTATTGGCAGGTAACAGCGTTCAATTGTGCAGTGATGACGTGCAGTTCAATACCTTAATTGCTGACGCCGCGAAACAAGCGAATCTACCAACTAACTTGGTACAGGTTGCCTCGTATGACGCTGCTCAACAGCTGCTGTCTTGCGATGTACGTAGTGCGGGTTACGTGGGTAATTCACAAACGGCTCAAGCTATCAATTTACAACTTGCTAAGCGTGACGGTGCAATCGTCGGTTTAGTAGCTGAAACGGATCTAACGGCAATGAATGTTGCTAATGATCCACACCTATCGCTGCGCTTCATTACCGAGCGTACGCGAACTATAAATATAACAGCCGTGGGCGGTAACGCGACCTTGCTCGAACTTGGAAGCGAAGCTCACTAA
- the putP gene encoding sodium/proline symporter PutP: MEGFLQNEDYQMIENSFAITTTFIAYLIMMLAIGVIAYKRTSNSTDYFLGGRSLGPWPAALSAGASDMSGWLLLGLPGYAYAAGFEAFWLAGGLLVGTWANWLISAKRLRTYSITTESLTLPEFLSRRFNDNSKLIQTISAFFILLFFLFYTSSGLVAGGKLFETVFGLDYTTAVIIGTVCVVSYTLFGGFLAVSWTDLVQGLLMSAALLIVPIAAMNGGLGQLSTDLHNINPELLTLWNDAKGEPLSAIAIISLAAWGLGYFGQPHILARFKATRSNKDLTTARRIAVVWSALSMVGAMLVGLVGLIYVTNSGAPKLDDGEKIFMLLVNAMFHPVIAGILLAAILAAIMSTADSQLLVSSSALAEDLYKQVLKKDATSEEIVRVGRFAVILISLIALVLAMTPDSSVLGLVSYAWAGFGAAFGPAIVLSLYWSRMNRNGALAGIVVGGVTIVLWKQFTGGWFDVYEIVPGIILSTISIVIVSLITGEPEDEVKKQHAEFEKNLVELD; the protein is encoded by the coding sequence ATGGAAGGCTTTCTACAAAATGAGGACTATCAAATGATAGAAAACAGTTTTGCAATAACGACGACGTTCATTGCGTATCTAATTATGATGCTGGCAATCGGTGTTATTGCTTACAAACGTACATCTAACTCAACTGACTACTTCCTAGGTGGTCGTTCGTTAGGTCCATGGCCTGCTGCACTTTCTGCTGGTGCATCAGACATGAGTGGTTGGTTGCTACTTGGCCTACCAGGTTACGCTTACGCTGCTGGCTTTGAAGCATTCTGGCTTGCAGGTGGCCTGCTTGTTGGTACTTGGGCTAACTGGTTAATCAGTGCTAAGCGTCTGCGTACTTACAGTATTACAACTGAATCACTGACGTTGCCTGAGTTCCTATCTCGTCGCTTCAATGATAACTCTAAGCTGATCCAAACAATTTCTGCTTTCTTTATCCTTTTATTCTTCCTTTTCTACACAAGTTCAGGCTTGGTAGCGGGTGGTAAATTGTTTGAAACGGTATTTGGCCTAGATTACACAACAGCGGTAATTATCGGCACAGTATGTGTGGTTTCGTACACCCTGTTTGGTGGTTTCCTTGCAGTATCTTGGACTGACTTGGTTCAAGGTCTGTTGATGTCAGCTGCGCTATTGATTGTACCAATCGCAGCAATGAACGGTGGCCTTGGTCAACTGTCTACTGACCTACACAACATCAACCCAGAGCTTCTAACGCTATGGAATGATGCGAAAGGTGAACCACTTTCTGCTATCGCGATCATCTCGCTAGCGGCATGGGGTCTAGGTTACTTCGGTCAGCCACATATCCTTGCTCGTTTCAAAGCAACACGTAGCAATAAAGACCTAACAACAGCGCGTCGTATCGCGGTGGTATGGTCTGCACTGTCTATGGTTGGTGCAATGCTAGTGGGTCTTGTCGGTCTAATCTACGTGACTAATTCTGGTGCTCCTAAGCTAGACGATGGCGAGAAGATCTTCATGCTTCTTGTGAACGCGATGTTCCACCCAGTAATCGCAGGTATCCTACTTGCTGCAATCCTAGCGGCAATCATGAGTACTGCGGATTCACAGCTATTGGTATCTTCATCTGCACTAGCAGAAGATCTATACAAGCAAGTACTTAAGAAAGATGCGACGTCTGAAGAGATCGTTCGTGTAGGTCGCTTCGCGGTAATCCTAATCTCTCTTATTGCACTTGTGCTAGCGATGACACCAGACAGTTCAGTACTTGGCCTTGTATCTTACGCATGGGCAGGTTTCGGTGCTGCATTTGGTCCAGCTATCGTATTGAGCCTGTACTGGTCTCGTATGAACCGTAACGGCGCTCTAGCGGGTATCGTGGTTGGTGGTGTGACTATCGTACTTTGGAAACAGTTCACGGGCGGTTGGTTCGATGTTTACGAAATCGTACCGGGAATCATCCTATCGACTATCTCTATCGTTATCGTGAGCCTAATCACTGGCGAGCCAGAAGACGAAGTTAAGAAGCAACACGCTGAGTTCGAGAAGAATCTTGTTGAGCTAGACTAA